In Phlebotomus papatasi isolate M1 chromosome 1, Ppap_2.1, whole genome shotgun sequence, the following proteins share a genomic window:
- the LOC129810451 gene encoding FHF complex subunit HOOK interacting protein 2A-like produces MLSCRKLGVLNKMFGRLSEALQNAADVLAPPPTPLQDFEYHWRIIKNFYGSDHDLPKVHISNTNVPFHLEELLQILIREQTSDQEKSELNSRECLEYLLEAKPLDLLVEKALSDTPPGIRVLTLSWLRRFLSCTEDPPVTGNIFESIQKLLTLCNGNGSAYEKEEILFLTTVAALVRKNPSYVNLFLPSHQHLVPLTSTLLGMAPSKPPKGNPLFDCSKKDPKRISLVPDTAASTSSADQIDACDTNSSNRDSISSSKVVFSCDCDGSEDRFTLLDSIVLYLDSPDHTVVVRAGEAALILTSLPTIDLSCGAVKSSLDTFGTYLMEKVWYFCQRIPEDMNPEDIEDVSVSWGLTPRDSDAMDFIGRPQLVEFLAWLDYADCVAKECENLHPNMSDKFRTLVLENAIEPSLLDTNAPFMLLLIAKVIRQIHSAAFMNEIATWLVAEENISAIVGGDCLLTILIENCQYNTPLVFHTLLFVEALLENPNERILHGMLFCYLNRRGYCDPAAQAVQTWSDEEDERQKRRGSATIAVKSRTLAPANIMKIINNFLLLLPRQMLNESVGTCYEEYMKDANQHYRTWIKKTENFNWPVEAVFPDKDDPTPECISPISGNFVPPRGPKRESQCNDSGISEENFYEGPLLKLLFRHIRNMATQPYEFNLGVIAVMSKLALLPHPYLHEILLNPEIAVAPGASTLWTVLQDVAKQLLLDIPRIEGFQQKIAQTEERLLTNPPLLSEPSDKNETLFEAIVILKEFCKELAAIAFVKYNRSTE; encoded by the exons ATGTTGAGTTGCAGAAAGCTTGGAGTCCTGAACAAAATGTTTGGAAGGCTGTCTGAAGCTCTACAAAATGCTGCAGATGTG CTTGCTCCACCACCAACTCCTCTGCAAGATTTTGAGTATCACTGGCGTATTATAAAGAATTTCTATGGAAGTGACCATGATCTGCCTAAAGTGCATATTTCGAATACGAATGTACCCTTTCACCTTGAGGAACTTCTGCAAATTTTAATTCGGGAGCAGACCAGTGATCAGGAAAAGAGTGAATTGAATTCCAGAGAGTGTCTGGAGTATCTGCTTGAGGCTAAACCGTTGGATTTGCTTGTTGAGAAAGCTCTTTCTGATACCCCGCCCGGGATTAGAGTGCTCACACTGTCCTGGCTTCGGAGATTTTTGTCCTGCACTGAAGATCCTCCTGTGACTGGCAATATATTTGAGTCTATTCAA AAACTCTTAACACTTTGCAATGGAAATGGGTCAGCTTATGAGAAAGAAGAGATTCTCTTCCTTACCACAGTGGCCGCGTTAGTTCGCAAAAATCCGTCTTATGTTAATTTGTTCCTGCCATCGCATCAGCATTTAGTTCCTTTAACTTCTACCCTTCTGGGGATGGCCCCATCGAAGCCACCAAAGGGAAATCCTCTGTTTGACTGTAGCAAAAAAGACCCCAAAAGAATTTCTCTTGTCCCCGACACTGCAGCATCCACCTCGAGTGCTGACCAGATCGATGCCTGTGATACCAATTCGAGCAATCGGGATAGTATTTCGAGCTCAAAGGTAGTTTTCAGCTGTGATTGTGACGGCAGTGAAGATCGGTTCACCCTTTTGGATTCCATTGTTCTGTATTTGGACAGTCCAGATCATACAGTGGTAGTGCGAGCTGGTGAAGCAGCTCTGATTCTGACTTCCCTGCCCACAATTGACCTCTCCTGTGGGGCTGTTAAAAGCAGCCTGGACACTTTCGGGACCTACTTGATGGAGAAAGTTTGGTACTTCTGCCAGAGAATCCCTGAGGACATGAATCCCGAAGACATTGAGGATGTCAGTGTTTCCTGGGGTCTCACTCCACGTGATTCAGACGCAATGGATTTCATTGGACGTCCTCAACTTGTGGAATTCCTCGCATGGCTCGACTATGCCGATTGTGTAGCGAAGGAATGTGAGAACCTTCATCCAAATATGAGTGATAAATTTAGAACACTTGTGCTAGAAAATGCCATAGAACCTTCTCTCCTTGATACCAACGCACCCTTTATGCTTCTCTTGATTGCCAAAGTCATCCGCCAAATCCATTCTGCTGCATTTATGAATGAAATTGCAACGTGGCTTGTGGCTGAGGAAAATATCTCAGCGATAGTTGGAGGAGATTGTCTCCTTACcattttgatagaaaattgcCAGTACAACACTCCACTTGTTTTCCACACTCTCCTCTTCGTTGAAGCTTTACTGGAGAATCCCAATGAGAGAATTCTCCATGGCATGCTCTTTTGCTATCTCAATCGTCGAGGGTACTGCGATCCGGCAGCTCAAGCTGTCCAGACATGGTCTGACGAGGAAGATGAGCGTCAGAAGAGACGTGGAAGTGCAACAATAGCTGTGAAATCTCGCACACTCGCTCCAGCCAATATCATGAAGATCATCAACAATTTCCTCCTTCTTCTGCCCCGGCAGATGCTCAACGAGAGCGTTGGAACGTGCTATGAGGAGTACATGAAGGATGCCAATCAGCACTACAGAACGTGGATTAAGAAGACGGAAAATTTCAATTGGCCTGTAGAAGCGGTCTTCCCGGACAAAGATGACCCAACACCCGAGTGCATTTCACCAATTTCTGGTAATTTCGTTCCGCCCCGGGGACCAAAGAGAGAATCTCAGTGCAATGATAGTGGGATTTCCGAGGAGAATTTTTACGAGGGACCTCTATTAAAACTCCTGTTCAGGCACATCCGGAACATGGCAACGCAACCTTATGAGTTCAATCTCGGTGTCATTGCTGTGATGTCAAAACTTGCTCTGTTACCTCATCCATACCTTCATGAGATTCTCCTGAATCCGGAGATTGCTGTAGCACCAGGTGCTTCCACACTTTGGACGGTGCTTCAAGATGTGGCAAAGCAGCTTCTGCTTGATATCCCGCGGATTGAGGGATTTCAGCAGAAAATAGCTCAGACCGAAGAGAGACTCTTGACCAATCCACCACTTCTCAG TGAGCCGTCTGATAAGAATGAAACTCTCTTCGAAGCCATTGTCATTCTCAAGGAGTTCTGCAAGGAATTAGCTGCAATCGCCTTTGTAAAGTACAATAGATCCACCGAATAA